The following are from one region of the Carnobacterium gallinarum DSM 4847 genome:
- the nadE gene encoding ammonia-dependent NAD(+) synthetase: protein MTELQKKIVLEMHVSPTIDAKLEIRRSVDFIKSYLIKHPFLKTLVLGISGGQDSTLVGKLSQQAIQELRTETGKTDYQFIAVRLPYGEQADEQDAMDAIAFMEADKTLRVNVKPAVDAGTKILEEIGVPIRDFDKGNIKARERMIAQYAIAGAYQGAVVGTDHSAESITGFYTKYGDGGTDINPIFRLNKRQGRELLKELKAPIHLYEKTPTADLEDNKPGLADEVALGVTYDDIDDYLEGKIVSAEIAAKIENWYLKTQHKRHLPITVFDDFWK from the coding sequence ATGACAGAATTACAAAAAAAAATTGTTTTAGAAATGCATGTTAGTCCGACAATTGATGCTAAATTGGAAATTAGAAGAAGTGTTGACTTTATAAAAAGCTATCTAATCAAGCATCCTTTCTTAAAAACATTAGTGTTAGGTATCAGTGGAGGGCAAGACTCTACTTTAGTTGGAAAACTCTCTCAACAAGCGATTCAAGAGCTACGCACTGAGACAGGGAAGACAGATTATCAATTTATTGCTGTTCGCTTACCTTATGGAGAGCAAGCAGATGAACAAGATGCAATGGATGCAATTGCGTTTATGGAAGCGGACAAAACGTTACGTGTTAATGTGAAACCAGCTGTTGATGCGGGGACAAAAATTTTAGAAGAGATTGGTGTTCCTATTCGTGATTTCGATAAGGGAAATATCAAAGCTCGTGAACGAATGATTGCGCAGTATGCTATTGCTGGGGCTTATCAAGGAGCCGTGGTTGGGACAGACCACTCAGCGGAATCAATTACTGGATTTTACACGAAATATGGTGATGGTGGAACAGACATCAATCCTATTTTTCGTTTAAATAAACGTCAAGGGCGCGAATTGCTTAAAGAATTAAAAGCACCTATACATCTCTATGAAAAAACACCAACAGCTGATTTAGAAGATAATAAGCCGGGGTTGGCAGATGAAGTGGCTTTAGGCGTTACCTATGATGACATCGATGATTATTTAGAAGGTAAGATAGTTTCCGCTGAAATTGCAGCTAAGATAGAGAATTGGTATTTAAAAACACAACATAAACGTCATTTACCGATTACGGTGTTTGATGATTTTTGGAAATAG
- a CDS encoding glycosyltransferase family 2 protein translates to MNSNLSSVYFIILNYNNAPDTLECVDSIEKLEYGNYKVVLVDNQSKDNSAEILQKELPQHKFIQTGANLGYAAGNNIGMKYAIEDGADYICILNNDVIVNSDFLTILVDYLSTHPKVGLVGPRICEYEDQSILESAGSNVDFKKGRVTRLYHGEPEQNVYGKVIPCDYVGGACMLLKADLIQEVGYIPENYFLFYEENEWCVTIKKAGYQIVCVADARVVHKGSASINKVSGLSEYFMYRNLVIFMRRNASFKNKVIFVPYLFLFALKSGLTKKDGWRFFPYFYDGLTGKNKYKNKL, encoded by the coding sequence ATGAATTCAAATTTATCATCAGTATACTTTATTATTCTAAATTATAATAATGCTCCAGATACTTTAGAATGTGTAGATAGTATTGAAAAATTAGAATATGGGAACTACAAGGTTGTTCTTGTAGATAATCAATCCAAAGACAATTCAGCAGAAATTTTACAAAAAGAATTGCCACAGCATAAGTTCATCCAAACTGGAGCTAATCTTGGCTATGCAGCAGGAAATAATATCGGAATGAAATATGCAATTGAAGATGGAGCAGATTACATTTGTATTTTGAATAATGATGTAATTGTGAATTCTGATTTTTTAACTATTTTAGTTGATTATTTAAGCACCCATCCTAAGGTTGGTCTTGTAGGACCTAGAATTTGTGAATACGAAGATCAAAGCATATTAGAATCTGCTGGCTCTAACGTTGATTTTAAAAAAGGTCGTGTGACTAGACTTTATCATGGTGAACCAGAACAAAATGTTTATGGAAAAGTGATCCCATGTGATTATGTTGGCGGAGCTTGTATGTTGTTAAAAGCAGATCTAATCCAAGAAGTGGGTTATATACCGGAGAACTATTTCTTGTTTTATGAAGAAAATGAATGGTGCGTAACAATAAAAAAAGCTGGCTATCAAATTGTTTGTGTAGCAGATGCCAGAGTTGTTCATAAAGGTTCAGCTTCAATTAATAAAGTGTCAGGTTTATCCGAGTATTTTATGTATCGAAATTTAGTTATTTTTATGCGTAGAAATGCGAGTTTTAAAAATAAAGTGATCTTTGTACCTTATTTATTTCTATTTGCATTAAAAAGTGGATTAACTAAAAAAGATGGTTGGAGATTCTTTCCTTATTTTTATGATGGTTTGACAGGGAAAAATAAGTATAAAAATAAACTTTAG
- a CDS encoding nicotinate phosphoribosyltransferase encodes MNKIYPDDSWSLHTDLYQINMMKTYWELGNANKHAVFECYFRNNPFENGYALFAGLERVVDYIERLKFTESDIAYLREMKEYPEEFLAYLANFKFKATIRSVEEGELVFSNEPLVQVEGPLADCQLIETALLNIVNYQTLIATKAARIKSVVGTDPLLEFGTRRAQEMDAAIWGTRAAYIGGCNGTSNVRAGKIFGIPSSGTHAHSLVQTYRSDYEAFKAYASTHKECVFLVDTYDTLRSGVPNAIRVANEFGEKINFLGVRLDSGDMAYISKRVRQQLDAAGYEDVKIYASNDLDEKTILNLKMQGAKIDVWGVGTKLITAYDQPALGAVYKLVSIEDENGQMVDTIKLSGNAEKVSTPGKKQVWRITANADGKSEGDYITLWDERPDQAHELYMFHPVHTYINKTVIDFNARALLKDIFIEGKLTYALPNLEEIKKYATTNLESLWDEYKRNLNPEPYPVDLSKLCYDHKMANIELARQQVKEQEAYFSK; translated from the coding sequence ATGAATAAAATATATCCAGACGATAGTTGGTCATTACATACGGACCTTTATCAGATTAATATGATGAAAACTTATTGGGAATTAGGCAATGCTAATAAACATGCGGTCTTTGAATGCTATTTCCGAAACAATCCATTTGAAAATGGTTATGCTCTTTTTGCTGGGTTAGAACGAGTGGTTGATTACATTGAACGTCTAAAATTTACTGAATCTGATATTGCTTATTTGCGAGAAATGAAAGAATATCCAGAGGAGTTTTTAGCTTATTTAGCTAATTTTAAATTTAAAGCGACAATTCGTTCGGTTGAAGAAGGAGAGTTAGTATTTAGCAATGAACCTCTTGTCCAAGTAGAAGGACCTTTAGCAGACTGCCAACTAATTGAAACAGCTTTACTGAATATTGTTAATTATCAAACCTTGATTGCAACAAAAGCTGCTAGAATTAAATCTGTAGTAGGAACTGATCCATTGCTTGAGTTTGGGACAAGAAGAGCACAAGAAATGGATGCAGCTATCTGGGGCACAAGAGCCGCTTATATTGGTGGGTGTAATGGAACGAGTAATGTTCGTGCTGGAAAGATTTTTGGAATTCCATCAAGTGGTACACATGCCCATTCTCTAGTTCAAACCTATCGTAGTGATTATGAAGCTTTTAAAGCCTACGCATCAACTCATAAAGAGTGTGTCTTCTTAGTAGATACCTACGATACTTTGCGCTCAGGAGTGCCAAATGCTATTCGAGTAGCCAATGAATTTGGCGAGAAGATTAATTTCTTAGGTGTTCGCTTAGATAGTGGCGATATGGCCTATATCTCTAAGCGTGTTCGTCAACAATTGGATGCAGCAGGGTATGAAGATGTGAAGATCTATGCATCCAATGATTTAGATGAAAAAACAATTCTAAATTTAAAAATGCAAGGTGCCAAAATTGATGTTTGGGGTGTAGGGACGAAGCTAATTACAGCCTATGATCAACCCGCTTTAGGTGCTGTATATAAACTTGTTTCAATTGAAGATGAGAATGGTCAAATGGTAGATACAATTAAGTTATCTGGCAATGCAGAAAAAGTTTCAACACCAGGTAAAAAACAAGTATGGCGTATTACAGCAAATGCAGATGGAAAATCCGAAGGGGACTATATTACCTTGTGGGATGAGCGACCAGATCAAGCACATGAACTATACATGTTTCATCCAGTTCATACCTATATCAATAAAACTGTTATTGATTTCAATGCTCGAGCTTTATTAAAAGATATATTTATTGAAGGAAAGCTAACGTATGCATTGCCAAACTTAGAAGAAATAAAAAAATATGCTACAACTAATCTAGAGTCTCTGTGGGATGAATATAAACGGAATTTGAATCCAGAGCCCTATCCAGTTGATTTATCAAAACTTTGTTACGATCATAAGATGGCAAATATTGAATTAGCTAGACAACAAGTTAAAGAACAAGAAGCTTATTTTTCTAAATAA